The DNA window AGGGTGAGGGCATGATCACCAAGAGTGAATCCATTTTGAAGGTTGGGGTCCGGAAAGCAATGGACCAAGTTGTCTGGGATAAGGCGTCTTTTGTTGACCGTGGTGGTGTCTACGATTGGGGCAGATCGGATACTCAAGAGATTAATAATTGCGGCGGCGGTGGAGGCGGGGATAAGAGATTGGACTGGTAACAAGTTGTTTACTATTCTTGGATTACTGGGAGTCTTTAGGAACTAAATTGCATAAATTGTATCTTCGGCACATAATTTGCTCTTGGAACTCCCAGCATTGGTGCCAGTTTGCTTGATCGTACAAACGGTAGGAAATAATCACTTTCACAACATGAAAGCTCAAGCCGTCATTTCTTTTCGCTTTCATTCGAGGCATCAAAAAGCCGCTTGACCAGCCATGAAGGAAGAACAGAGGTATAGTGGTGGGCTGAATGTTTTGGGTGTGAACCAGGTGTACATCAAACGCTCCAATTATTCGCATCTCAATAGATGTGATCAGTTGAGGCAGTATATTAAGACTCGTTTAGTCAAAACCGGTCGACCATACTCATGCTGGGCTTTGATTTCTTGGATAAATGGAATATATTGTAACAATTAAAACTGAAGCTAGATTCTAGATAGAGACAAGGCTAAACGAAATCATGGATGGCCGACGATATTATGTCGGTAGGGACTTTGGCCTCTCATCATGAACCTCTGTAGGTAACACGTCTCCAAAAGTTGGAAGGGGTCTTGTCTGGTTCCCCTTCGCCGCGAAAAAGTCTGGGTCCGGACCAACACCGCCGGGATGCCACTTACATTTGATGCTGGGTCCTCCAGCAGATACGATGGCTCGTTCCACACAACCTGACTTCATAAACAATGGGAGGTTGAAAGACACCTCATGGCCCAGATTACTGTTATCACCGCTTTGCCATTCCCATTCCGTGATTCCTCCACAGCCGGATTCTTCTTTCTTAAGCTTCGCCCCTCCATCGTCTGCCCAGTTGAGGATGCGAACTATCACAAATTTCCAAGAGACACCTGCGCCCATCTGAATACATCTTGCCTCTGGTGTTGGATCGGGTTGCGCAGTGACTGTGACAGTGCTACGAGGTTTTGTAGACGTGGCAAATGTTGTTGGTGGCTGTGATGTGGTGGTCGTAGTGGGTATCCGGTCAGCTTCACGGAGCCATTCATCATAGTCATCCTCAACTTCATCCCAGAAGGAAGTGGGGGTGTTCTCTTCCTCGTCATAATCGTAAAAGCCCTCCGGTGTCGCCTGGGGGTCAGGCTCCTCAGTACCTGTCATGGTAGTCGTAGTCGTTGAGTCGGTTATGTCGCATTCTGTCAGTGTTCGACAAGATGTCATAGTCGTGGTCGACCAACTCGTTGTTGGGATTGTCGTAACCACGGTGCTGCTCACTGTCTCGGTACAAACCTCAGCGGTTGTTTTACTGGTGCAATCTTCATCTCCCTCCTCGTCACACTGTTTCCCTGTACACTTCCCAGGAGGACAATCTCCCAAGGTCTTTTGAGAACAGGGCCCTCCTTGGTGGCATGAAGGACCGACACAAGTACCACCAAGAATACAGTTGATACCGAAACAGCCTCCTCCTACCACGCATCCGACACCTTCACATCCACCACCAGATTCGCACTTGTCTCCTCGACATTGACCGCCACGCGTGCACTTGGGCCCGACACATGCACCAGCCTTGGTGCAGTTTGGTCCGAAGCAGTCGCCTCCTCTCGTACAGGAGGGATCCTTACAATCCTTTCCGATAGTGCATTCTCCACCCTGGCAGTCAGAAGGAGTGCTCGTCTCCTCAGCAGGGTCGTCAGAGAAGGTCGGGACAGGTATGGCACCGAAACCGTCGTCCGTCGTTGAAGATTCAATGGTTGGGCCCTTGGTGATCGACTCCAGCACGGTAGACTCATCTGTCTGAATGGGCAGTAACGTGCCGGGCAGTGAAGTCAAGTCGATTGTTGGCAAGCTTGGGAGTGTCAAGCCCAGACCGGCATCAGTGGATTTTTCACGATCCCCATTGCTTTCTGTCGCATCATTTGTCGACACAGGCATGTCAGAGATAGCATCAGTACTACCATGGACCTCTCCAATCGACGATAAAGATGACTTTGTCGTCGGTTCGGTTCCAAGGCCAGTACCATCACTGAATGCAGAAGTCTGATCACTAGCAGGCGTATTGGTCCTGGTGTCAACGCCAACAGGAGTACTGTCAGCATTAGACTCCGATGTCTTCGTGACTTCGTTTGTTCTGGTATCGCCGGAGATAGTTTCATGTGAGGATTGAATAGTGGAAAGTTCGTTGTCTGTGGAGCTCTCATGAGGGTTTAAAGTGACGTCTGATGGTATAGTACTTGCATTTGGTAAATCAGATGAAGTTCTTGTGCCATCATTGGGAAGGTCTGCCGAGATACTGCCACTTGTTGTTGGACGCGGCGAAGTCTGAATAACCGATTGCTGGGAGTCGGTGGATGTTGCTGATCCATTGTCAACGTCCTCACTGTGGACAGAGGTCTCGTTCTCACCAAGACCTTCCGAAATCTCGCCCGTCGTGTGTGTACCCGGAGCCGCATTCGTAGCTCCGAGTCCCAAAGAGGTAAACGCGCCAGTGGTCATGCTGATGTCCTCAGAAGCAACACTTATTGTCGGGCCTGATGAGCTATTTCCGTCACTGACTGAAACGGATCCTGTTGTATGTGATTGATCATCCGTAATCGGGGCCTGAGTTACCAAAGATCCTGTCTCAGAAGTGATACCGGCCTCTCCGTTTGGACTTCCAGATACTGTGTGGTGCGTACCGATGGCCTCCTGCGTAGATACAGTAGGATTCTCATCGGTGCGAGTTCCAGACAAGACTTCGGAACTAGCTCCAATTGAGCGGACTGTGGATTCGGTGTCACTAGTTGTGTCAATTCCGGTTCCTGGCTCAAGAGGGCTCGTGGTCTGACCAATAGTAATTGGATCGGTTTGTGAAGTTGGAGCAGTGATTCCAGTCGATCCAGAAGGGATGCCTGGAGACGCAGCCGATTGCGTTGACCCAGTACCTGTCCCAAAGGCCTCGGAAACTCCTGTTGAAAGGGTTGTTTCCAACTCAGATCGCACACTTGTTGACGCTTGCCAATTAGGCTGGGTGAAGTTCCAAGGGTTTGATGTCGTGACAGAGCCCACAGCAGTTGGTGAGATTGTGATCCCCTCTACGGAAGTAGGTTCGTGATAGGTAGATGTTGAAGTGTCATGAGGAGTCAGTGCAGGGAGATGAGGCGTGGTCGGAACGTCGGTGGTTAACCTGATGTCCGAGATGCTGGAGAACGGTGGTTCGGCACCCATCTCGGTTGTTGAAACGGTTGAAGTATTCCAAAACCTGGAAGTATGGAATGTTGGGAATGGTGGACGAAAGTCCGAATCAGTTTGCCTTGTGTCTTCTGTCTCACTCCTAATCAAAGTGGGAATATCCAGTGAATAATTGTCTCTCCACGTTATCTCTCCAGAGGTTGGTTGGTGCGCCTCACTTGGATTGTCGTATTCTCCGTGTCCAGCGGGAGGCATGTAGGCAGGATAGGAATCGACCCGGGAAACTACCCCAGAGGGTGATGCCGCTGTCTCAACAATGCACCGGGTGACGG is part of the Fusarium poae strain DAOMC 252244 chromosome 4, whole genome shotgun sequence genome and encodes:
- a CDS encoding hypothetical protein (SECRETED:SignalP(1-23)~CAZy:GH18), with protein sequence MQLATHFWGTAWLVAVMSSTATADPHSKRTLTHRDTCLSLSRECNVSIQELIEANDGDSSWCSSLRPGQKISCSQGYPSHSFQDTTCVVYTVQTGDTCGSIGRSFNITGQTISKFNHETTWAWTGCDNLVAGTKICLSSGKPPPPNPIKDAVCGPQAPGAHFGNHIKSVSDLALINPCPLNACCGVNGQCGNSAEFCTRRNPSDFSHCISNCGTNIETSNNIVEEYLRIVQYDPTQKLDAFLSDNPGYTHIHWSKASISKNMTIRVDNKHKQWEEFILLQNSKKILSLGDIHESAGESSNSNDKLREAMQPQTRWQFVSQLVKFVDTSGINGVHFDWQISQSSSSDVRLYLDTLRELRRQLSDKYSISISLPAQYSLLKAYPARELATLVDYFVYLTYDLFEHSGLESGVSQSGCPAGNCLRSHINQTEVEYALSMITKAGVSSQQVVVGEASYGRAFTMVDPRCYGSDCLFKVDPSSPQVPASTCSNGSRTLLDSQIAEILDQRHNRAVTWHDKKSASDLLIFDDTYWVSYASEKTRKARAAYWRKLGFLGTAEFQTRCKSEIPTIGQDTHTTPDPPAALYPIPSHGLSKPSGGDEQSPQAKPEAPTISGSEEPQRPYQDLPINVPQVSNNDDPWSSSVVDRPSGRYTQTGHIGFPTEQVTSVFTVYVTTVAGRTETVTRCIVETAASPSGVVSRVDSYPAYMPPAGHGEYDNPSEAHQPTSGEITWRDNYSLDIPTLIRSETEDTRQTDSDFRPPFPTFHTSRFWNTSTVSTTEMGAEPPFSSISDIRLTTDVPTTPHLPALTPHDTSTSTYHEPTSVEGITISPTAVGSVTTSNPWNFTQPNWQASTSVRSELETTLSTGVSEAFGTGTGSTQSAASPGIPSGSTGITAPTSQTDPITIGQTTSPLEPGTGIDTTSDTESTVRSIGASSEVLSGTRTDENPTVSTQEAIGTHHTVSGSPNGEAGITSETGSLVTQAPITDDQSHTTGSVSVSDGNSSSGPTISVASEDISMTTGAFTSLGLGATNAAPGTHTTGEISEGLGENETSVHSEDVDNGSATSTDSQQSVIQTSPRPTTSGSISADLPNDGTRTSSDLPNASTIPSDVTLNPHESSTDNELSTIQSSHETISGDTRTNEVTKTSESNADSTPVGVDTRTNTPASDQTSAFSDGTGLGTEPTTKSSLSSIGEVHGSTDAISDMPVSTNDATESNGDREKSTDAGLGLTLPSLPTIDLTSLPGTLLPIQTDESTVLESITKGPTIESSTTDDGFGAIPVPTFSDDPAEETSTPSDCQGGECTIGKDCKDPSCTRGGDCFGPNCTKAGACVGPKCTRGGQCRGDKCESGGGCEGVGCVVGGGCFGINCILGGTCVGPSCHQGGPCSQKTLGDCPPGKCTGKQCDEEGDEDCTSKTTAEVCTETVSSTVVTTIPTTSWSTTTMTSCRTLTECDITDSTTTTTMTGTEEPDPQATPEGFYDYDEEENTPTSFWDEVEDDYDEWLREADRIPTTTTTSQPPTTFATSTKPRSTVTVTAQPDPTPEARCIQMGAGVSWKFVIVRILNWADDGGAKLKKEESGCGGITEWEWQSGDNSNLGHEVSFNLPLFMKSGCVERAIVSAGGPSIKCKWHPGGVGPDPDFFAAKGNQTRPLPTFGDVLPTEVHDERPKSLPT